The Sorangiineae bacterium MSr11954 DNA segment TCGGCTTTGCTCGCGGCCAAGGTGGTCGCCAGGCGGTCGGCGCCGCGCACCAGGTTCGCCGGCCAATCCTTGGAGCTCTCGGGGATGCGCTCGATCGAACCGAACACCTCGAGCACGCGCGCCGCGGACTTCTCGCCCCATCCGGCGAGCCCGGGATAGCCATCGGCCGCATCGCCGACCAGCGCGAGCCAATCGGCGATGGAAGCCGGCAGCACACCGTATTTGGCGCGCACGGCGTCCTCGTCCAAGACGGTGTTGCGGCGGCGATCGAGCATGACCACGTGCTGGCCGCGCACGCACTGCGCGAGATCTTTGTCCGGTGTGGCCAGGAGCACTTGCTCGGCCTCGGGCGCAAAGCGTTTTGCGCCCGAGGCGAGGGCGTCGTCGGCCTCGAACTCGACCATGGGCCATACGACGAGGCCCAATGCGCGAATCCCTTCTTCGACCAGCGGGAACTGACTCAGGAGCTCCGCGGGGACGCCGCTCTCGGTTTTGTATCCGTCATAGAGGGCATTGCGAAACGAGCGTATGACGTGATCGGTCGCGCACGCGACATGGGTCGCGCCCTCGTTCTGTACGAGCTTGATGAGCGTCCCCAGAACACCCCGGGTGGCGCCGACCTCGGTGCCATCGGGCAAACGCGACGACGGCACGGCGAACCATGCGCGGAACAACTCGTAAGTAGCGTCGACCAAATGAACACGGGGCATTGGCGTACTTTACTCCTCTCGCGCAAAAGGCCAATCGGGACCAACCGCGCCACGCATCGTGGGGTTCACGCGGCTCATGTCCACGGACTGGACGTGGCACGGACCATCCTCCCATAGCCTTTTTGCCTGACGAATGCGGGAAGATCTGCAACACTGTATCCGTGCTCGCGTCTTTGACTGAGCACCCTTATTCGGTAATCCAATTAGGAGGAACCTTTATGAAGAACCTGGCTTTCATCCGCCTTCTCGCGGCTGCCTTTGCCGCGGTGGCGCTTGCATGCACGACCGGCTGCAGTGGAGACGCAAGCTCCGAACCTACCGACCTCAATGACAGCACCGGGACCGAGCTCACCACGCTGGGAGCAGGCTCGGATCGCAAACCCGTACCACCCCCGCCCGAACCCGTAACGCCGCACGCCGCCGCCCCCGGTGGCGGTGGAGACGTGCCGCCCCCGCCCGAGCCCGTATCCCCGGGAGTCGAGCACTAGAACGCGGCTTTCAGCCACGCGCACGCACCAAGGCAATGACATGCGCGGCGACCGTGACGACGATGGCTGTCGCGGTCGCCAGGTGCGCGCGCCGCTTCCGAGCGCGGCCTCGCAGGCGAACGTCGCGCAGCTGCAACCCCAGGCCGGCATGGGCCATGAGAAGAAAGAACGCGATGCCGCCCGGCAACAGGGCGAGCATACCGCCGCCGACCGCGGCCGGCGAACCAAGCATTTGAATGATGGCCATGGTGTGAACGAAGGCGATCCCGACCACGCTGACCCCGAAGACGACGTGCAAACGCGTCCACGGTGAGTCGGGCGCCGCGCGCCGTTTGGCGTACAGGTGATGGCCAAGCGGCAACATGGCCGCGGCGGCGATGAGAACGACGGCGATCCATCCGCTCCAAGCGGTCATTTCGCGACCGAAGCTACCAGCAAGGACGGGGGTTGCGCACCTGGTGTGAGCGCCCCCCAGGCTGCGCAGCCCGCCGCCGGCATTTTGCGACCGCACCGCACGGCCTTTTCCGAGCCGAACGAGCCCGCCACGTTCGGGCCGGCGTTTTCGAGTACCATGCCCGAGGCGCCCCATTGGAGTCTTGGCCGGGGCGCTCCTCGGAGACGAACGAAAATTCGCGATGAAGGACGACGACGACTCGCAGGGAACGTTGTTCGACATACCGCCGCACGATCTCGAGCCGGCGGACGCTCGCCTCGAGCATGAGCCCACCGCGCGGGACCTTCCGGACACCATCGCGATGGGCGGGATGACCTGGTCGTTTCCAGGGTGGATCGGCATCGTCTACGCCCCCGGCACACCGGACAAGCTGCTCGCCGCCCGCGGGCTCACCGCGTACACGAAGCACCCGCTCCTTCGCGTGGTCGAGATCGACCGTTCCTATTACGATCCGCTGCCCTCGAACGTGTTTCGATCGTTCGCGGAGCAAGCGCCCGACCATTTTCGATTCTTCGCCAAAGCGCACGAAGAGTGCGTCGTTTATCGCTTCCCGGAGCACGCCCGATACGGCAAAAAGCGCGGCGCGTCGAACCCGCGTTTCCTCGACCCGAGCTATGCAACGGACGCGGTCGTGGGGCCGCTGGTGGAGGGTCTGGGCCCGAAGTTGGGCGGACTGCTCTTTCAATTTCCGCCGCAAGACGTGGGCGATCCCTATGGCTTCGCGGCGCAGCTGCACGACTTCCTGCGGAGGCTCCCGAAGGGCGTCCCCTACGCCGTGGAGCTTCGCAACGCGGAGCTCCTCACATCGGAGTACGGCGCCGCGCTCGAGGACACCGGCGCGGTGC contains these protein-coding regions:
- a CDS encoding flap endonuclease, encoding MPRVHLVDATYELFRAWFAVPSSRLPDGTEVGATRGVLGTLIKLVQNEGATHVACATDHVIRSFRNALYDGYKTESGVPAELLSQFPLVEEGIRALGLVVWPMVEFEADDALASGAKRFAPEAEQVLLATPDKDLAQCVRGQHVVMLDRRRNTVLDEDAVRAKYGVLPASIADWLALVGDAADGYPGLAGWGEKSAARVLEVFGSIERIPESSKDWPANLVRGADRLATTLAASKAEALLYKQLALLRTDVPLTETLDDLEYKGTPPEFRAFCAKIGAEGLPERIARWL
- a CDS encoding DUF72 domain-containing protein, which gives rise to MKDDDDSQGTLFDIPPHDLEPADARLEHEPTARDLPDTIAMGGMTWSFPGWIGIVYAPGTPDKLLAARGLTAYTKHPLLRVVEIDRSYYDPLPSNVFRSFAEQAPDHFRFFAKAHEECVVYRFPEHARYGKKRGASNPRFLDPSYATDAVVGPLVEGLGPKLGGLLFQFPPQDVGDPYGFAAQLHDFLRRLPKGVPYAVELRNAELLTSEYGAALEDTGAVHCHNAWTKMPLIPAQARQIPPGARRPLVIRWLLRQGDKYEEARTRYAPFNRIVSEDPSSRDAIAKLVAKAHRHGVPAFVFVDNKAEGCAPESIGLLGRAIVRELARLRP